One region of Citrus sinensis cultivar Valencia sweet orange chromosome 6, DVS_A1.0, whole genome shotgun sequence genomic DNA includes:
- the LOC102607068 gene encoding syntaxin-71: MSVIDILTRVDSICKKYDKYDVEKQRETNVSGDDAFARLYGAVEADIEAALQKAESASNEKNRASVVALNAEIRRTKARLLEEVPKLQRLAIKKVKGLSTEELVARNDLVLALPDRIQAIPDGTAAAPKQSGGWGASASRTEIKFDSDGRFDDEYFQQTEESSQFRQEYEMRKMKQDQGLDMISEGLDTLKNMAHDMNEEVDRQVPLMDEIDTKVDRATADLKNTNVRLKHTVTQLRSSRNFCIDIVLLCIILGIAAYLYNVLKK, translated from the exons ATGAGCGTGATCGACATATTAACGAGAGTAGACTCGATCTGCAAGAAGTACGACAAATACGACGTCGAAAAGCAGAGGGAGACCAATGTCTCCGGAGACGATGCCTTTGCTCGCCTATACGGTGCCGTTGAGGCCGACATCGAAGCAGCTCTTCAG AAGGCGGAGTCTGCTTCTAATGAAAAAAACAGGGCATCTGTGGTGGCTTTGAACGCTGAAATTCGTAGGACTAAGGCTCGATTGTTAGAAGAGGTCCCCAAGTTGCAGAGACTGGCCATCAAGAAG GTTAAAGGGCTTTCAACAGAAGAGTTAGTTGCTCGCAATGACTTGGTACTTGCATTGCCTGATAGGATCCAAGCTATACCAGATGGGACTGCTGCTGCACCAAAACAAAGTGGAGGTTGGGGGGCTTCCGCTTCCCGTACCGAGATCAAGTTTGATTCAG ATGGGCGGTTTGATGATGAATACTTTCAACAAACTGAGGAGTCGAGTCAATTCAGGCAAGAGTATGAGATGCGTAAAATGAAGCAG GATCAAGGTTTGGATATGATTTCAGAAGGCCTGGATACTTTGAAGAATATGGCCCATGATATGAACGAG GAAGTGGATAGACAAGTTCCTTTGATGGATGAAATTGACACTAAG GTGGACCGGGCTACAGCTGACCTTAAGAATACTAATGTTAGACTTAAACACACTGTTACTCAA TTGAGGTCTAGCCGAAATTTCTGTATTGACATAGTTTTGCTGTGTATTATTCTGGGAATTGCTGCTTATTTATACAA TGTGCTGAAGAAGTGA